CCTCCTCCTCCATCCCCCCCAGCCCGACCAGGTCGAGGACGCCGGCCACATCCACGGCGGCGGCGGCGGCCGGCCCCATTCCCCAGACGACGTCGTCGCGTATGCGGATGCCGAGCACCTGGCTCTCGGGGCGCTGGAACACCACCGCCGTCCCGCCCACCACGCCGAGGCCGGGGCCGCCCGGGCGGCGCAGCTCCCCCTCGGGCACGACGAGGCCGGCCACCACCCGGGCCAGGGTCGACTTGCCCGAGCCGTTGCGCCCGACGACCACGACCAGGGAGTGCTCGGGTATCTCGAGGTCCACGCCGGCCAGGGCGTAGCCCTCGGCGCCGGTGTAGCGGTAGGCGACCTGGTCGAGCACGGCCGGGACGGGTCCGGGGGTGCCGGCGTGGGCGGTCGCCGGCGCCTCGGGCAGCGGCGGTCCGAGGGCCCGCTCGACCCGGCGGATGGCGGGGCGCCCGACGGCGGCCGCCACGAGCGTCCCGGCCTCGATCAGCACCAGCAGGCTCATCGGGATCACCGCCCACCAGTGGCCGAGGATCCACGACACGGCGGTGTTCCCGGCCGTGACCAGCGGGTGGAGGAACCGGACGTGGGAGATGATCGAGCGCACCCCGTGCCACGAGTTGCGGATCTGGGCCAGGGCCAGCCGGCGCAGGTTGGCGAACAGGAACAGCTGGCTCAC
The window above is part of the Acidimicrobiales bacterium genome. Proteins encoded here:
- a CDS encoding DUF2232 domain-containing protein, translated to MRHPRSAGPLTPAELAEAAVLGDLSVALLFLGWLLPVGIVLQVLSVAPMAALASRRRPRAVVAAGIASSSVAFLFGGAALWSLALLAAVLGLVVGLGTRRGWGWLRLVVAVLPVWAAAAGVTVSQLFLFANLRRLALAQIRNSWHGVRSIISHVRFLHPLVTAGNTAVSWILGHWWAVIPMSLLVLIEAGTLVAAAVGRPAIRRVERALGPPLPEAPATAHAGTPGPVPAVLDQVAYRYTGAEGYALAGVDLEIPEHSLVVVVGRNGSGKSTLARVVAGLVVPEGELRRPGGPGLGVVGGTAVVFQRPESQVLGIRIRDDVVWGMGPAAAAAVDVAGVLDLVGLGGMEEEETGTLSGGQLQRLALAAALARRPALLISDESTSMLDPEGRRQVADLLVRLAREQGLTVLHVTHRRDEMAAADVTVRVDAGRVEVGVP